The following proteins are co-located in the Rhodopirellula islandica genome:
- a CDS encoding M56 family metallopeptidase, whose amino-acid sequence MVSLTAESEFLAELLWRATWQACVLTVIVLAVTTGLRRWITPKWRSVLWLVPACRLLILLVPVSTFSLFNLFELSNVAPAPVDHAYATLKMDVAATEQPDSSFAREQPLPDVSTATTIDALNELTADTSSVPPTASAMDLEIRDLEWSFTSVLIGVWIIGCVAATVLWARSHVLISRVIANGRASTDPKLVEICESRRRALRLRRKIQCVVVDDDIGPAVCGLFRPRILLPSSLIRELSSAELRSVMVHEIEHIRRWDGIYSLLGRLLTVIHWFNPVAYVIRRNLRHQIELAVDASTIAAVGENMRRSYGELLIQLAQRPSQTHGIVHMAAKRSNLRSRIDEIAIPAKASRVRSSLALLAAVVLMICGLTDSASTQEVNFNGQTQATSESDRVGDANPAIASPKKDATSLTLEDKIRRIHETPNWRFVDTDFIKSIEARQAELHGTRMTVRGNVIDEQKQPVGGAFVVLRLPSANSNMRQELDGPVQDVFAVGWTNELGQFAFDDQPTPWFESGNPLTWEICVFAPGHAVESRSFLGMDTQMPRVTIPVTSELQIHGTIQDSDGKPMAQLELSHLEIVNPYDQAKLDLSFLHSEIHSTVRTDERGRFQIGGLPPERIVSLLPIGATGSAGAVIRVATTSGLEVDRMIERDSPRAGLVYPYFEPTFEASIASPPNDLAKGNVPATERSSNTRSTRTVTVRVLNADGGGGVPGVGVGWESNVDRIPISPGMQATDDGGNATLNVPQRPVEIFVGGRRFGFLTQYARMTTSTSEYKPTLERSAWVRPVSVGDQDLELTFEVQPVAPLKVVVQTKDGTPTAAELQVARRGWGEQFGLPTFQTDDQGEANVPVRPVMFDIEITATTEDGMQGRIAVNLSRDFDESEVAIVTVK is encoded by the coding sequence ATGGTGTCACTTACCGCTGAGTCCGAATTCTTGGCAGAGCTGTTGTGGCGAGCGACCTGGCAAGCGTGTGTGCTCACCGTGATCGTGCTCGCGGTCACGACAGGCTTGCGTCGATGGATCACGCCCAAGTGGCGTTCTGTCCTTTGGCTCGTGCCTGCGTGCCGGTTGCTGATACTGCTTGTTCCAGTCAGCACATTCAGTTTGTTCAATTTGTTCGAGCTTTCGAACGTTGCACCCGCTCCAGTCGATCACGCTTACGCGACTTTGAAAATGGATGTCGCGGCAACCGAGCAACCTGATTCGAGCTTTGCACGGGAACAACCTCTGCCGGATGTCTCCACCGCAACGACGATCGATGCGTTGAATGAACTCACCGCGGATACGTCGTCGGTTCCTCCGACCGCTTCAGCAATGGACCTTGAAATACGCGATCTGGAGTGGTCTTTCACATCGGTGCTTATCGGTGTCTGGATCATCGGATGCGTCGCCGCAACGGTTCTCTGGGCTCGCTCTCACGTTCTGATATCGCGTGTCATTGCCAATGGCCGTGCATCAACCGATCCAAAGCTCGTTGAGATCTGTGAATCGCGGCGCCGGGCATTGCGACTACGCCGGAAGATTCAGTGCGTTGTCGTGGACGACGACATCGGGCCCGCTGTCTGCGGTCTGTTTCGTCCGCGGATTTTGCTGCCGTCGAGTTTGATCCGTGAGCTCAGCAGTGCAGAACTACGCTCCGTCATGGTCCATGAGATTGAACACATTCGACGTTGGGATGGGATCTATTCTTTGCTCGGTCGGTTGCTGACCGTCATTCATTGGTTCAATCCGGTGGCGTATGTCATTCGTCGCAATCTTCGTCACCAAATCGAACTCGCGGTGGATGCATCCACCATTGCTGCTGTTGGCGAGAACATGCGTCGCTCGTATGGAGAATTGCTGATTCAGCTTGCCCAACGCCCATCGCAAACTCACGGGATCGTTCATATGGCTGCGAAGCGTTCCAACCTGCGTTCCCGCATCGATGAAATTGCAATTCCCGCCAAGGCGAGTCGTGTTCGATCCTCACTAGCGCTGCTTGCCGCAGTGGTTCTGATGATCTGCGGCCTCACTGACTCTGCATCCACCCAAGAGGTGAATTTCAACGGCCAAACACAGGCCACATCCGAGTCGGATCGGGTTGGCGACGCGAATCCAGCGATTGCATCGCCGAAGAAGGACGCTACTTCGCTGACGCTTGAAGACAAGATTCGCCGAATTCATGAAACGCCGAATTGGCGTTTTGTTGATACAGACTTCATTAAAAGCATCGAAGCGAGACAGGCAGAGCTGCATGGGACTCGCATGACCGTCCGGGGAAATGTGATCGACGAACAGAAACAACCTGTTGGAGGTGCCTTCGTTGTCCTCCGTCTGCCGAGCGCGAATTCCAACATGCGGCAAGAACTGGATGGACCCGTGCAAGACGTTTTCGCGGTGGGTTGGACCAATGAACTTGGACAATTTGCGTTTGACGACCAGCCAACGCCATGGTTCGAGTCAGGGAATCCACTCACTTGGGAAATTTGCGTCTTTGCACCGGGTCATGCCGTTGAGTCGAGAAGTTTTTTGGGGATGGACACGCAGATGCCACGCGTGACGATTCCAGTGACTTCTGAATTGCAGATCCATGGAACGATCCAAGATTCAGATGGAAAACCAATGGCGCAACTGGAGTTGTCGCATCTAGAAATCGTCAATCCATACGACCAGGCAAAACTGGATCTCTCATTCCTTCACAGTGAGATTCATTCCACTGTCCGCACGGACGAACGCGGGAGATTCCAGATCGGTGGGTTGCCACCAGAGCGAATCGTCAGCCTGCTTCCGATTGGCGCGACGGGATCAGCCGGGGCGGTGATTCGTGTGGCAACAACCTCCGGCCTTGAGGTCGACAGGATGATTGAGCGGGACTCGCCGAGAGCGGGCCTGGTCTATCCGTACTTCGAACCGACGTTTGAAGCTTCCATCGCAAGTCCCCCCAACGATCTTGCAAAAGGGAACGTTCCGGCAACTGAGAGGTCGTCCAACACTCGTTCAACTCGCACTGTCACGGTTCGTGTGCTCAATGCGGATGGTGGCGGCGGGGTGCCGGGTGTGGGCGTCGGTTGGGAGTCCAACGTTGACCGGATTCCAATCAGTCCAGGCATGCAGGCAACCGACGACGGCGGCAATGCAACACTGAATGTTCCTCAGCGACCAGTTGAGATCTTTGTCGGTGGACGACGATTTGGTTTCTTGACGCAGTATGCCCGAATGACCACGAGCACCAGTGAGTACAAGCCGACACTGGAACGCTCTGCATGGGTGAGACCCGTTTCTGTTGGCGATCAAGATCTCGAACTCACGTTCGAGGTCCAGCCAGTTGCACCATTGAAGGTCGTTGTGCAAACGAAAGATGGGACACCAACGGCAGCCGAACTGCAGGTCGCTCGCCGGGGCTGGGGGGAACAGTTTGGACTGCCGACTTTTCAAACAGACGACCAAGGAGAAGCCAACGTTCCAGTCCGGCCGGTCATGTTTGACATTGAAATCACCGCGACCACCGAAGACGGGATGCAGGGAAGGATCGCAGTCAATTTGTCCAGGGACTTCGATGAATCGGAAGTAGCAATCGTCACTGTCAAGTGA
- a CDS encoding BlaI/MecI/CopY family transcriptional regulator, translating to MREPCEIHITDAEWELMESVWQADDQTAGDVLSRVVAGHRSHRTLRTLLARLVEKGAVSVRVEGSRHLYSAAVSRESCVRSAAQSFAARFFDGNLQSLLMHFVEHESLSEEDAKDLRERLAAREAKKVSKRSRPVKKSK from the coding sequence GTGCGTGAACCGTGCGAGATTCATATCACGGATGCGGAGTGGGAGCTGATGGAGAGCGTCTGGCAAGCGGACGATCAAACCGCCGGCGACGTCCTTTCGCGTGTTGTTGCCGGGCATCGCAGCCACCGGACGTTGCGGACGCTTCTTGCGAGACTCGTCGAGAAAGGCGCGGTCTCAGTGCGAGTCGAAGGTTCGCGGCATCTTTACAGCGCAGCCGTCTCTCGAGAGTCGTGCGTCAGGTCGGCCGCTCAATCGTTCGCAGCTCGCTTCTTCGATGGCAACTTGCAATCTTTGCTGATGCATTTCGTCGAACATGAATCGCTGTCAGAAGAAGATGCGAAGGATCTGCGTGAGCGATTGGCAGCACGGGAAGCTAAGAAGGTTTCCAAGCGGTCTCGTCCAGTCAAAAAGTCCAAGTGA
- a CDS encoding LysR family transcriptional regulator has product MDIDQLKYFQSVAETQSFTEAAARMNLSQPALSRSIQRLEEEFGQPFFERKPRTVELTDAGLRFQRSATQILRIIEDTRAEITDDGETGKLRIGAIPTIAPYFLPNLLKQFSNAFPRSRLIVHENTTDELLKGIKQGEIDLAILAEPITEKYVEVKPLMEEELCLVLPPDHPLCEKDAITLEDVEEEPFVMLGEAHCLSENIHSFCRQRSILPVAVERANQLATVQELVSLSHGISMIPEMARRLDRSKRRVYRSFASPVPTRTIVCVTNPYRFQSRLFAEFRERLCEYSKQF; this is encoded by the coding sequence ATGGACATTGACCAACTGAAGTACTTTCAAAGCGTGGCGGAAACCCAAAGCTTCACCGAAGCCGCGGCGCGGATGAACCTATCGCAACCGGCATTGAGCCGTTCGATTCAAAGACTGGAGGAAGAGTTTGGTCAACCGTTTTTCGAACGGAAACCTCGGACGGTCGAACTGACTGACGCGGGACTGCGTTTCCAACGCAGCGCCACGCAAATCCTTCGAATCATCGAAGACACTCGAGCGGAGATCACCGACGACGGTGAAACCGGCAAGCTTCGCATCGGGGCAATTCCAACGATCGCACCGTACTTCCTGCCGAACTTGCTGAAGCAGTTTTCCAATGCGTTCCCACGCTCGCGGCTGATCGTGCACGAAAACACCACGGACGAATTGCTGAAGGGGATCAAGCAGGGCGAAATTGACCTGGCGATCTTGGCCGAACCGATCACGGAGAAGTATGTGGAAGTGAAACCGCTGATGGAAGAGGAACTGTGCTTGGTGCTTCCACCAGATCATCCGCTGTGTGAGAAGGACGCCATCACCCTGGAAGATGTGGAAGAAGAACCCTTTGTGATGCTGGGTGAAGCTCACTGCCTGTCCGAGAACATCCACTCGTTTTGCCGTCAGCGTTCGATTTTGCCGGTTGCCGTGGAACGTGCCAATCAATTGGCGACGGTCCAAGAACTGGTCTCTCTGTCACACGGGATCTCGATGATTCCCGAAATGGCCCGGCGTTTGGACCGCAGCAAACGACGCGTGTACCGGTCGTTTGCCAGCCCCGTGCCCACGCGAACCATCGTTTGCGTGACCAACCCGTATCGTTTTCAAAGCCGGTTGTTCGCCGAGTTTCGCGAGCGACTGTGCGAGTACTCGAAGCAGTTCTGA
- a CDS encoding chloride channel protein translates to MKKIREFLEVFGQSSGKWIVLASMVGVLVGVGAIVFDRLGRVVVRFAMAEFTGYAPMEAAGEEAVMMPPDSVFSPWMLVLVMTLGGLVSGSIVHWFAPEAEGSGADAVIDAFHNRRGKMRARVPLVKTIASAITLGTGGSCGREGPISQIGAGLGSVLADRMKLSPRDRRILMAAGMGAGVGAIFRAPLAGAVFAAEILYSDSDMEADVIVPSATASIVAYSLFTQALPIEYRYLPLFGDDLHHTLTSPLELLPYAFLAIAVTIVGVIYVKLFAGTRQRFLELPMWPHIKPAVGAVLAGLVGVGLFRMAGNNMHALGVLGTGYGTLQMALTHAAELGIPMLLIIVFAKIVTTALTIGSGGSGGVFGPSMVIGGCLGAAIGLGFQALFPSVVTQPEAYAVVGTAGFFAGVGRAPISTIIMVRALTGDFGLLVPTMLVTTLSFVMCSRWRLYQWQVPTRMDSKAHRGDFIVDVLEGLKVGDVFDPNRKVLLIPEATTLDEIVHCLADNQQHYFPVVDDRKRIVGIFSDDDVRTYLYNDSIWRLAVANDVMTTELVSVTPNDDLNTALKRFTSLNLEELPVVDVDEPGKLLGMLRRKETIAAYNRRLVEHKQTAEEA, encoded by the coding sequence GTGAAAAAGATCCGCGAGTTTCTAGAAGTCTTCGGGCAATCGTCTGGAAAGTGGATCGTTCTGGCGTCCATGGTGGGTGTGTTGGTGGGCGTTGGCGCGATCGTGTTCGATCGCTTGGGCCGAGTCGTTGTTCGATTCGCGATGGCCGAGTTCACTGGCTACGCGCCAATGGAGGCCGCTGGCGAAGAGGCCGTGATGATGCCACCTGACTCGGTGTTCTCGCCCTGGATGCTGGTCCTGGTCATGACTCTGGGCGGTTTGGTTTCCGGTTCGATCGTTCACTGGTTCGCTCCCGAGGCAGAAGGTTCCGGGGCCGACGCAGTCATCGACGCGTTCCACAACCGCCGCGGAAAAATGCGAGCTCGGGTCCCTTTGGTGAAAACGATTGCCTCGGCAATCACACTGGGCACCGGTGGTTCGTGCGGTCGGGAGGGTCCGATTTCCCAGATTGGTGCCGGCCTGGGGTCGGTCTTGGCTGACCGAATGAAACTGTCGCCGCGAGATCGCAGGATCTTGATGGCTGCCGGGATGGGCGCGGGCGTGGGCGCGATCTTCCGGGCTCCCTTGGCGGGCGCTGTTTTTGCTGCTGAGATCCTTTACAGCGATTCCGACATGGAAGCGGATGTGATCGTTCCCTCGGCAACCGCTTCGATTGTCGCCTACAGCCTGTTCACGCAGGCCTTGCCGATTGAGTACCGGTACCTGCCCTTGTTTGGTGACGACCTGCACCACACGCTGACCTCGCCATTGGAATTGTTGCCGTATGCATTCTTGGCAATCGCGGTCACGATCGTTGGCGTGATCTACGTCAAATTGTTCGCCGGAACCCGCCAGCGTTTTCTGGAATTGCCGATGTGGCCGCACATCAAACCCGCCGTCGGCGCGGTGCTGGCCGGATTGGTGGGAGTCGGTCTGTTCCGAATGGCGGGCAACAACATGCATGCGTTGGGTGTTCTTGGCACCGGCTATGGAACCCTGCAGATGGCCCTGACACATGCTGCGGAACTCGGCATCCCGATGTTGTTGATCATCGTGTTCGCAAAGATCGTGACCACGGCGCTCACCATCGGTTCAGGGGGATCCGGTGGTGTGTTCGGTCCATCGATGGTCATTGGTGGCTGTCTCGGCGCGGCGATTGGCCTCGGTTTTCAAGCCCTGTTTCCAAGTGTTGTCACTCAACCCGAAGCCTACGCGGTCGTCGGCACAGCGGGCTTTTTCGCAGGGGTTGGGCGGGCGCCGATTTCAACCATCATCATGGTGCGTGCGCTGACGGGCGACTTTGGATTGCTGGTTCCCACGATGCTGGTCACGACGCTCAGTTTTGTAATGTGCAGTCGCTGGCGTTTGTACCAATGGCAAGTTCCCACGCGGATGGACTCGAAAGCCCACCGGGGTGATTTCATCGTGGATGTGCTGGAAGGCCTGAAGGTGGGCGACGTCTTCGACCCCAACCGAAAAGTCTTGTTGATCCCAGAAGCCACCACCCTCGACGAGATCGTCCACTGTCTTGCTGACAACCAACAGCACTATTTCCCAGTCGTGGATGACCGCAAACGCATTGTGGGAATCTTCAGCGACGACGACGTGCGAACCTACCTCTACAACGATTCCATCTGGCGACTGGCGGTGGCCAACGATGTGATGACCACTGAATTGGTCAGTGTCACGCCGAACGACGACTTGAACACAGCGCTCAAACGTTTCACGTCTTTGAATTTGGAAGAGTTGCCAGTGGTGGATGTTGACGAGCCCGGCAAACTGCTGGGGATGTTGCGGCGGAAAGAAACCATCGCAGCCTACAACCGCCGATTGGTGGAACACAAACAAACCGCCGAAGAGGCGTAG
- a CDS encoding cytochrome c, with translation MRLLALPRLSFFLIAVGMLTCTASNVDAQEQRARPPKFDADEVSRVFFADPATAFRGERPSLANLRDAGAEKAMAQAEAAAEESSAGGSKWASLVSPLSLEDEIKRIKLRYDSVITTPGAFNGGGYQDARLNLSVLATLFAVVADHKEDVRWKSDAHTARDVMARTARNSAAGSTQVYNEAKLRKADLQDLVSGASITATQTSEKVNEWHMIADRSPLMEYAEQLLDTLGDHTRDAATTQENLDAVKRESELLAMLGEVLIQEGMDDFDDPDYAELSRAMTTNSSSVVSAIERQDWDGVRASVGDVTQSCAACHEQYR, from the coding sequence ATGCGATTGCTCGCCCTTCCTCGCCTGTCATTCTTCCTGATTGCTGTCGGGATGTTGACGTGCACGGCATCGAATGTTGACGCGCAGGAACAACGAGCTCGCCCGCCCAAATTTGACGCGGACGAGGTTTCTCGCGTGTTCTTCGCGGATCCGGCGACCGCGTTTCGTGGCGAGCGACCATCGCTTGCAAACCTCCGCGACGCGGGAGCTGAAAAGGCAATGGCTCAAGCGGAAGCCGCTGCGGAAGAAAGTTCGGCCGGTGGATCCAAGTGGGCGAGTTTGGTCTCGCCACTCTCGTTGGAGGATGAGATCAAACGCATCAAGCTTCGCTACGACTCGGTCATCACGACTCCGGGAGCCTTCAACGGCGGTGGGTATCAAGACGCTCGATTGAACCTCTCTGTGTTGGCAACTTTGTTCGCGGTCGTTGCCGATCACAAAGAAGATGTGCGTTGGAAGTCCGATGCACACACCGCTCGCGATGTGATGGCGCGAACGGCTCGCAACAGTGCGGCAGGATCGACCCAGGTCTACAACGAGGCCAAACTTCGCAAGGCTGACCTGCAAGATCTGGTCAGCGGTGCCAGCATCACGGCGACGCAAACGTCCGAAAAGGTCAACGAGTGGCACATGATCGCGGATCGATCACCGTTGATGGAATACGCCGAACAACTGTTGGATACACTGGGCGATCACACACGCGATGCCGCCACCACGCAAGAGAACCTCGACGCGGTGAAACGGGAATCGGAGCTGCTGGCGATGCTCGGCGAGGTTCTGATCCAAGAGGGCATGGATGACTTCGATGACCCCGACTACGCCGAACTGAGCCGCGCGATGACGACCAATTCGAGCAGCGTGGTCAGTGCGATCGAACGACAAGACTGGGACGGCGTCCGTGCCTCGGTGGGTGATGTGACGCAAAGCTGTGCGGCTTGCCACGAACAGTATCGCTGA
- a CDS encoding bis(5'-nucleosyl)-tetraphosphatase codes for MTSEKKEPAFPSVCAAGVLVMTREPSPHFLLMRHPDRWDLPKGHCDEGEDFLMAAKRELEEETGIAAEDCEFDPDFQFDLQYPVTYRDRPGQTFQKHVRYFLVFLPQVVKIELTEHEMSRWWPWSPPHQIQSQTIDPLLTAVAEHLAAKRSD; via the coding sequence ATGACAAGTGAGAAGAAAGAACCGGCATTCCCGTCGGTGTGTGCTGCCGGTGTGTTGGTGATGACTCGGGAACCGTCCCCGCATTTCCTTTTGATGCGACATCCCGATCGCTGGGATTTGCCCAAGGGGCACTGCGATGAGGGCGAAGATTTCTTGATGGCTGCCAAGCGGGAACTGGAAGAGGAGACCGGCATTGCCGCAGAGGACTGCGAATTTGATCCGGATTTTCAGTTTGACCTGCAATACCCGGTCACCTACCGCGATCGCCCGGGACAAACGTTTCAAAAGCACGTGCGATATTTTTTGGTGTTCTTGCCGCAAGTCGTTAAAATTGAACTGACGGAACACGAGATGTCACGTTGGTGGCCTTGGTCGCCGCCGCATCAAATTCAGTCGCAAACGATCGATCCGCTGCTGACTGCGGTTGCCGAACATTTGGCAGCGAAACGGTCGGACTGA
- a CDS encoding cob(I)yrinic acid a,c-diamide adenosyltransferase, with protein MKIYTRTGDSGTTGLFGGPRVAKDDTRIEAYGTVDELNATLGQVRFALGQSTSHSSEAQGALSQLDGRLVKVQHELFSIGAELASPHPDQFDLRVIGKPHIERLEEWIDDAEQHLPPLKQFILPGGSVLASHVHLSRAVCRRAERRVISLADAVQTETPISDSVIIYLNRLSDWLFVVSRLVNQILNVPDQIWEKP; from the coding sequence ATGAAAATCTACACTCGCACGGGCGATTCCGGGACCACAGGTTTGTTTGGCGGGCCACGGGTTGCGAAGGACGACACGCGAATCGAAGCGTATGGGACAGTCGATGAATTGAACGCGACCCTGGGACAAGTTCGCTTTGCGTTGGGACAATCCACCAGCCACTCGTCCGAAGCCCAAGGAGCTTTGAGCCAGCTGGATGGCCGCCTGGTCAAAGTGCAGCACGAACTGTTTTCAATCGGCGCGGAATTGGCGTCACCACACCCCGACCAATTCGATTTGCGGGTGATCGGAAAACCCCACATCGAACGCCTGGAAGAATGGATCGATGACGCCGAGCAACACCTTCCTCCCCTGAAGCAGTTCATTCTCCCGGGAGGATCGGTTTTGGCGTCGCATGTCCACCTGTCGCGCGCGGTGTGCCGGCGGGCGGAGCGACGCGTCATTTCGCTGGCCGACGCTGTTCAAACCGAAACCCCGATCAGTGACTCCGTGATCATCTACCTGAATCGGTTGAGCGACTGGTTATTCGTCGTGTCCCGATTGGTGAACCAAATTCTGAATGTTCCGGATCAAATCTGGGAAAAACCGTGA
- a CDS encoding P-II family nitrogen regulator, with amino-acid sequence MFVGAAPVKKVEAIVRHFKLEDVKNALTEQGIHGMTVSEVRGFGRQKGHTEIYRGTEYAIDFVPKVKIEVVCTSDNLQTVIDTILQTAQTGQIGDGKIFVTNLEESVRIRTGERGEEAL; translated from the coding sequence ATGTTTGTCGGAGCCGCACCTGTGAAAAAAGTTGAAGCCATTGTTCGTCACTTCAAACTCGAAGACGTCAAAAACGCGTTGACCGAGCAGGGGATTCACGGCATGACCGTCAGCGAAGTTCGCGGATTCGGTCGACAAAAAGGTCACACGGAGATCTATCGTGGGACGGAGTACGCCATTGACTTCGTTCCCAAAGTCAAAATTGAGGTCGTCTGCACCAGCGACAACCTGCAGACGGTGATCGACACGATTCTCCAAACGGCTCAAACCGGCCAGATCGGTGACGGCAAAATCTTTGTCACGAACCTCGAAGAATCGGTCCGCATCCGCACCGGTGAGCGTGGCGAAGAAGCGTTGTAA